The Fimbriimonadaceae bacterium nucleotide sequence CGCCCTGGCGTTCATCGGACTCTTTGTGATCGGCGGTCTCACCGGCCTTTACCTGGCCGCGATCGGCACCGACGTCCACCTCACCGGCACCTACTTCATCGTCGCCCACTTCCACTACGTGATGGTCGGCGGTGCGGTCACCGCGTTCCTCGGCGGCCTCCACTTCTGGTGGCCCAAGATGACCGGCCGCATGTACAGCGAGTTCTGGGGCCGGATCAGCGCGATCATCGTCTTCGTCGGCTTCAACCTGACGTTCTTCCCGCAGTTCATCGTCGGCTACCTGGGTATGCCGCGCCGCTACCACCTGTACTACTTCGCACCCGAGTGGCAGATCTACCACGTGCTCTCGACCGCGGGTGCGACGGTGCTCGGCGTCGGGTTCCTGTTGCCGGTCTTCTATCTCCTCCACTCCCTTTATCGCGGGCCCAAGGCCTCCAAGAACCCCTGGGGCGCGAAGGGTCTGGAGTGGGAGGAGACCGACGTGGTGCCCATCACCGAGAACTTTGACCACAAGGTCATCGTCACCGGTCGGGTCTACGATTACGACGCGGAAGAAGACAGCAAGCTCTACGAGCCTGAAGAAGACGACACGCCGGCTCTGACCGGAGGCAAGCACTAAGATGGCGCACGCCCACGCACCAGAACATATCGACCCGGATTCGCCGCCGGTCTATTTCCAATACGAGGACATCGACCAGCAGCAGGAGACCTACATCGTCGGGATGTGGGCGTTCCTCGTCACCGAGGTCATGTTCTTTGGTGCGTTGTTCCTCACCTACGCCCTCTACCGGTGGCAGTACCAGGCGGACTGGTACCACTACCACGAACAACTCAGTTGGAAGCTCGGCGGCCTCAACACGACGATCCTCCTCGTGAGTTCGTTGTTCGCCGCCTTGGCCGTCCACTTCGCGCAAAAGAACAAGACCAAGTGGCAGGTCGCCATGCTCACCTTGACTGTGGTCTGCGCCTTTGGCTTCTTGGCGGTCAAGACCGTCGAGTACGGCGCTAAGTTCGAGCACCACCTCTTCCCCAACAAGACGTTCGTTTACGGCCACCAAGCCCACGAAGCCTACGAGAAGGAGTTTGGCGTCCACAAGCCAGGGCCGTTCACCCAGATCGTCGAAAAGATCGACGGTCCGGAGAAGGAGCAAGAGGGCAACCCCCAGCGGGCCCGCCTCTTCTTTAGCCTTTACTTCGCGATGACCGGTCTACACGGAATCCACGTCACGATCGGCATTCTCTTGTTTGGTTGGCTTATCAAACTGATCGTCCAAAAACACCCGGTCATCACCGACTACATCCCGACAGAGATGGTGTGCCTGTACTGGCACTTCGTCGATCTCGTCTGGATCTTCCTGTATCCGCTCTTCTATCTCATCCCCAAGTAAACGAACATGGCTGACGTCACGCACCAGGCCCACCACGGCCACCATATCACGTCGCAGCGCACGCTGCTCACCACCGGTTTCGCTTTGCTTGGCCTGATGGTCGCCACCATCGTCGCCGCCGTCGCCATGCCTGAGCCGCTCCACAGCAACACGGTGTTCATGAACCTTGTCGCGATCGGTATCGCCATTGTGAAGGCGTGGCTGGTCGTCACCATCTTCATGGGCGTCAAGTGGGCCAGCAAGGTGAGCAAGCTTTTCGCCATCGGTGGCTTCATCTGGTTCTTGACGATGTTCGCGACCATGATCGACTACGTCAGCCGACCCTATGAGCCCACCCCGGGCTGGGAAAACGCGCCTTCCACCGCCTTGCCGCGAAACCCGAAGGTCGACGAGTGACCGTCTGCTGGGCCTGACCCGTTCAAGATCCTTGTCCGTTCAGACGGCTGAGTTCTGACCGGACCCAATCGAGCACTTCCTCGACCGACGCGTCTTTGCCGAAGACGCGGGGCTCACCCCATGTGGCGACAATGGGTCGGCCAGACCAGCGCGGTTGCTGGGTCGGGCACGGCATCACACCGTCGGTCCCCTTCAGGCCGACGCACACGACCGGGGCACCGCTCTTCCGCGCAAGGAGCGCCGTTCCCGGCTGCAAGTCGATCAGCCGCCCGTCTGGAGACAACTGCCCCTCCGGGAACAACATCACGCACCGACCGTCGGCGAGCAAGGCCAAGGCTGTCTTCAGGGCGCCGGTGTCGGCAGAGGTCTGGACGACCGGAAACGCCCGCCACCAACGCATGAAATTGCCGATGCCCATCTCAAACAAGCTCTTGCGCGCCATGAAATGGACCAGCCGGGGGCACGCCCACTGGACGGCGACGGGGTCAACATTGGACATATGGTTCGACAGCACCAGCAACGGGCCGGTGCGGGGGACGCGGCTCCGGTGGCGCGCCCGCATCGGCGCGCCGAACCCGGCCAAGAGGAGCCAAGCGACCGCCCTCAAGACGGGAAAGGCCACGACGCGGAGGAACTGACTGTGGGGCTCAGGGACTTCACGCACGACGCCACACCTCGGCGACGGCCATCGGATACGCCTTGTGCTCAAGTTCGAGCACCCTCGACGCCAAATCCTCAGGGGAGTCGCCCGGCCCGACCGGGCACCGCAACTGGACGACGACCTCGCCTTCGTCATAGACCGGCGTCACCAAGTGGACGGTGCAGCCGGACTCGCTCTCGCCCGCCGCGACCACGGCCTCGTGGACATGGTGGCCGTACATTCCCTTTCCCCCGAACTTCGGAAGGAGTGCGGGATGGACGTTGAGGACCCGGCCGGGATAATTCGCCAAGACCTCTTCGGGCAAGAGCGTCATGTAACCCGCGAGGCAGACAATGTCGACCTCGGCAGCGGCAAGGGCCGCGACCAACGCCTCGGCGTAACCATCGGCACCACCCCTGAGCACCGCCGTCGGCACGCCTAAGTCAGCCGCGGTCTGGAGGGCCGGTGTGTCGGCGCGGGGGGCGACGACAAGCACGACCTGCGCGGGTATCACTCCCTTCTGTCCAGCCCGGACAAGGGCGGCCATGTTGCTCCCCCGCCCCCTGGTCCCCACCAGGACCGCCACTCGCGCGTCTCTCGTCATTTCGCCATCATCTGGGTTGATCCGTCCCATAGTTTGCCTGGCGGTCGCTCTTTGTAGGCCAGAGTCCGGTTGAGCAAGACACGGGCGGGGCCGTCGTGGGGCAGGTAGTGCAGCACCTTCTCCCATGCGGCAAGCGCGCCGTCCCAGTCACGGCCCAGGTAAGCGGCCATCGCCTCCTGGTGCAGCGCGGCAAGTTTGTGGTCAAGGTCGGTGGCCTGCTCGGCCATCGCCATGAGCTCATAGACGTCTTCGGGGTCGTCGCGGCCGAAAACCGCGACCCGGTCCACGTGCCGGGCGACAACCGCCTCGCCCGCTTCCTCGTAGGTGCCGCGGCCGATCAGGATGTTGGTCTGATAGAACTTGTTCAACCCCTGCAGGCGGCTCGCCATGTTGACCGAGTCGCCGATGACGGTGTAGTTCATCCGTTGGCGGCTCCCGACGTTCCCGACGACGACGTCGCCCGTCGCGATGCCAAAGGACGCCCGGAGGAGCGGCCGCCCGTGGTCGCGCCACTCAACGTGCAGCGAGTCGATACTCGACAGCGACGAATAGGCCGCTCGACAGGCCGCCACCGCATGGTCGGTCGTGATCGTCGGCGCCCCCCAGAAGGCCATGACGTCGTCTCCGTTAAACTTGTCGACCGTACCGCCATGGCGCAGGACTTCGGCACTTAATACATCCAAGTATTCCGTCAAGACATCAACTAATTCTTCAGGAGGCAGGTCGCGTGACAAGGCGGTGAAGCCGATGATGTCGGCGAAGTAGGTGGTGATGTGCCGCCTCTCACCGCCCAGCTTGGCTTCCTGGCCGCTGCTGATCAGCCACCGGGCATACTCTGTCGGCACCAGCTTTTCCAGCGACCGCATGCTCGACTTCATCCGCTCCATCGCCTGGCTGAGTTCGTCGACCTCCCGGATGCTCGTCGCCGGAATGGGTGGGGCGGTGAGGTCAAGGCTCTGGATTCGGTCGGCCTCTTCGACCAGCGCCACCATCGGCTGGGAAATCCGTCGGGAGAGCAAGAAGCTCGCCCCGGCCCCGACCGCGACGGCCAGGCAGGCCAGGCTGATAAAAAAGACGGCCGTCTGACGCGTGCCGGCCAGGAAGTCGTCTGCCGGGCTGACCACGCACAGGGTCCACGCCGGGACTTCCTCGCCTTCGACGACCTTCAGGCCGACCAGGTACCGGACCCCGTTCACCGAAACCTCGGGTCTGTCTCCCTTAAGTCCACTCGGTGAGGCGAGGGCCGCCACGACCTTGCTGACGACGGGGTCGTCAAGCTCCTTGAGGGTCGCTAGGCGCTGGTGTCCGTCGTCCGCGACAAGCAGCCGCGAGGCGGTCGGATACGCGATGACCCGCGCGTCCCCGCCCCTGAACTCGACCAAGAACGCCGTCCCCCGGTCGCTGACCCGGGCCCCCGCAAGGAACCGGCTGAGATCGTCAAGGGTCAACGTCACCGAGACGGCACCCTTGAAAATGCCCTGGTCGTCGACGACCGGGGTCGCCACCGTCACGCCGGGGCGGTCACCCATGGCCGCCGGGCCGACCCGCGTCTCCGTCCAGGCGGTGCGCCCCTTGGCCTTGCACCGGACGTAGGCGGGATCCAAGCGGGGGTCGGTCGGCCAGCCGACTTCCGTCCCCCGGTCGAGCGATGCCGAACCGAAGGGCACCGAAACCCGGCGTTCCTTGCCGATCCCCCCGATCCGCCAGTGGGTGAGTTGCAGGCCACCTCCGGGCGATTGGTCCAGGGACAGGGTCTCTCCGGTGGCCTCCAGGGTGACGGCGGCGGTGCCCAGCGTGTCGTTCGACCGCAACACCTTCACCAAAGTCTGGGAGAACTGGTCGAGCGCCCCCGGCCGGGTGTCGGAACTCAGGTCGGCGAGGATCCTGGCTTGGCTTTCGGCCAGGTGGAGGAGGTTGCCGATCCGCTTGTCGACCAGCGCGGTCGTCTGGCGCATGACGCGGCGGCCCGCCTCCTCGGCGTCGCGGCTCATCTGCGCATACGTGTAGACACCGACCACCGCCATGGTGAACGAGACCACGGCGGCCATATGGAGGACGAGCGTCTTGCGGAACGACAGGTTTGCCATGGGTCGCCGAGCGGGTCAGGCCGTGGCCACCGAACCGCGGGCCACCGAGAGCACCGCGACCAGGAACCCTTCCTCGACCGGCGTCTCGGCAAGGTATTGGACCGCCGGTGTCCGCACGTGTCGGGCCAGGTCGGCCAGCGCCCCCGCCTCGTCCCCCGTACTGTACCTGGTGAAGGCCTGGTTGACCTCTTCGGAGCGACGGGTCAGAAACCTTAAGCGGTTCAGGAGTTCGGTGTCCCGTGATATCCCTTCCAAGGAGAAGACTTTGTAGGTGTCCGCCTCCACTCCCAGGAGTCTGGCCACGGCAAGGAGGCACCGACGACGGACGGTCGGGTTAGGAGCCGCGGCCGCGCTGCGCAAGATCATCGGAATGTCGTCGATGTCGCCGACGCATCCCAACGCATAGGCCACCTCGCTCTGGGGCGGCTCGTGGTTCGCCAAGGCCTCACGGAGCGGGACGGCAAGCTCGGTGATCACCATCTCACTCGCCGCCTCCGCCGCCGCCGAACGGACCGACCGGTTGTTGTCGCGGAGGGCGGCGGCAAAAATGGGAGTGGCGTCGCGGGCCTCCATGATGCGGAGGCTCTGCAGGGCCGACCGCCGCAAGTCGGGGTCAGACTCTGGTGACGCCGCCACTCCCAGGGCGTCGATGGCGGTCTTGTCGCCGATGCGACCGAGTGACCGGGCCGCCGACCGGCGCAGGAGGGCCCTGGGGTGCTGGAGAAACGTGATAAGGGCCGGGACGGCGATGGCGTTGCCTGTCTCGCCCAAGGCTTCCAGAGTCTCGTCCTCAATAAGCTCGGGATGCCTCTCCATGTGGTCAAGCAGGGCCTGGGCCGCCTCGGCGCTCCCCATACGACCCAATGTCGCGGCGGCCTGTCGTCTCACCCGAGGGACCGGGTCGGCGAGGGCGCGGGCCACCTCTGCCAGCGCCAAGGTGAACTGGGTCGTGCCGATGCGGTCCAGGGCGGCGACCCTTTCGCCGGTGTCCGAGCCCGCCCGGATCGTCCGCAAGGCCGCCACGCCCTGCGGCGTCACCCTTCGGAACTGCTTGAGCGCCTTGCGCAACGAGGTCGCCCCCGGTTCATGGACGGGCGCCAGGGTGACCATCGCCACCACGCGGACCCCCATGATGGTCCAGAAAACGATCTTGTACGCCGTCACCGCGTCATGGGTCACCCGCAACGAAGTCAGCAGGGCCGAGCCGACGAGGGGCGAGACGCCTGCCGCCAAAGCCTGGACCGCCAGCGCCGCCGCCAGATAGTTGGCCCGGTCTTCCGGTTTGGCCGACGCCAGGTAGAGGTTGAAGTGGGTCAGCGACGCTCCACTCCACACGATCCCGTTGAAGAACATGCCGACCAACAGGACGACGGCGTTGTGATGGAGGTCGTCGGGCCGGCAAAGGATCCAAAGCCCGGGCGTCAGCACCGCGCCGACCATGATGATCGCCAGCATCGGCTTGTTGCCGTACTTGTCGGCGAGGAACCCCCACACCCGGATGAACACCACGACGCCCAGGGCGCTGACCAACCCGGTGAGCTGAAGGAGCCAAAACGGCAGCTTCAGCACCTCGATCGCATACGCGCTGGGCAAGTTGCCCGCCAAGCCCTGGCTCGCCAAGAAGATAGCGGTGAAGAGCAGCACCTTGC carries:
- a CDS encoding cytochrome c oxidase subunit 3, coding for MAHAHAPEHIDPDSPPVYFQYEDIDQQQETYIVGMWAFLVTEVMFFGALFLTYALYRWQYQADWYHYHEQLSWKLGGLNTTILLVSSLFAALAVHFAQKNKTKWQVAMLTLTVVCAFGFLAVKTVEYGAKFEHHLFPNKTFVYGHQAHEAYEKEFGVHKPGPFTQIVEKIDGPEKEQEGNPQRARLFFSLYFAMTGLHGIHVTIGILLFGWLIKLIVQKHPVITDYIPTEMVCLYWHFVDLVWIFLYPLFYLIPK
- a CDS encoding 1-acyl-sn-glycerol-3-phosphate acyltransferase, whose protein sequence is MREVPEPHSQFLRVVAFPVLRAVAWLLLAGFGAPMRARHRSRVPRTGPLLVLSNHMSNVDPVAVQWACPRLVHFMARKSLFEMGIGNFMRWWRAFPVVQTSADTGALKTALALLADGRCVMLFPEGQLSPDGRLIDLQPGTALLARKSGAPVVCVGLKGTDGVMPCPTQQPRWSGRPIVATWGEPRVFGKDASVEEVLDWVRSELSRLNGQGS
- the purN gene encoding phosphoribosylglycinamide formyltransferase; amino-acid sequence: MTRDARVAVLVGTRGRGSNMAALVRAGQKGVIPAQVVLVVAPRADTPALQTAADLGVPTAVLRGGADGYAEALVAALAAAEVDIVCLAGYMTLLPEEVLANYPGRVLNVHPALLPKFGGKGMYGHHVHEAVVAAGESESGCTVHLVTPVYDEGEVVVQLRCPVGPGDSPEDLASRVLELEHKAYPMAVAEVWRRA
- a CDS encoding adenylate/guanylate cyclase domain-containing protein; translation: MANLSFRKTLVLHMAAVVSFTMAVVGVYTYAQMSRDAEEAGRRVMRQTTALVDKRIGNLLHLAESQARILADLSSDTRPGALDQFSQTLVKVLRSNDTLGTAAVTLEATGETLSLDQSPGGGLQLTHWRIGGIGKERRVSVPFGSASLDRGTEVGWPTDPRLDPAYVRCKAKGRTAWTETRVGPAAMGDRPGVTVATPVVDDQGIFKGAVSVTLTLDDLSRFLAGARVSDRGTAFLVEFRGGDARVIAYPTASRLLVADDGHQRLATLKELDDPVVSKVVAALASPSGLKGDRPEVSVNGVRYLVGLKVVEGEEVPAWTLCVVSPADDFLAGTRQTAVFFISLACLAVAVGAGASFLLSRRISQPMVALVEEADRIQSLDLTAPPIPATSIREVDELSQAMERMKSSMRSLEKLVPTEYARWLISSGQEAKLGGERRHITTYFADIIGFTALSRDLPPEELVDVLTEYLDVLSAEVLRHGGTVDKFNGDDVMAFWGAPTITTDHAVAACRAAYSSLSSIDSLHVEWRDHGRPLLRASFGIATGDVVVGNVGSRQRMNYTVIGDSVNMASRLQGLNKFYQTNILIGRGTYEEAGEAVVARHVDRVAVFGRDDPEDVYELMAMAEQATDLDHKLAALHQEAMAAYLGRDWDGALAAWEKVLHYLPHDGPARVLLNRTLAYKERPPGKLWDGSTQMMAK
- a CDS encoding MFS transporter, with amino-acid sequence MDVAFVNMFVALTTGTFLVGFVKYLGGNDYWVQLVVAVPTLVGLLQIPGAVVGRSFKEYRGFIGAGGLLWRLLYIPVAVLPLLALSNDLRLDILLLCVSVAAAAINFVSPIYNDWLGEIVPAESRGWFFSRRTLIMTVTGAVAGLVFGVALDAFKAARLEPQGYAFIFAMGVVFALFSFAYFWKMGRHEREHPVEPQWSATWRMVREPMRDRNFRKVLLFTAIFLASQGLAGNLPSAYAIEVLKLPFWLLQLTGLVSALGVVVFIRVWGFLADKYGNKPMLAIIMVGAVLTPGLWILCRPDDLHHNAVVLLVGMFFNGIVWSGASLTHFNLYLASAKPEDRANYLAAALAVQALAAGVSPLVGSALLTSLRVTHDAVTAYKIVFWTIMGVRVVAMVTLAPVHEPGATSLRKALKQFRRVTPQGVAALRTIRAGSDTGERVAALDRIGTTQFTLALAEVARALADPVPRVRRQAAATLGRMGSAEAAQALLDHMERHPELIEDETLEALGETGNAIAVPALITFLQHPRALLRRSAARSLGRIGDKTAIDALGVAASPESDPDLRRSALQSLRIMEARDATPIFAAALRDNNRSVRSAAAEAASEMVITELAVPLREALANHEPPQSEVAYALGCVGDIDDIPMILRSAAAAPNPTVRRRCLLAVARLLGVEADTYKVFSLEGISRDTELLNRLRFLTRRSEEVNQAFTRYSTGDEAGALADLARHVRTPAVQYLAETPVEEGFLVAVLSVARGSVATA